In Methyloceanibacter stevinii, the genomic stretch ACTGCGCCGTGCTGGGACAGGAAGCGCTGCAAACGGCGATCGCTCATTATCGCGGTCAGAACGGCGCGGACACTTCGGAGACGATCTGCAAGTGCTTCCCGGCACGCAAAGCGTTCCTCGAGCGCATCATTCGCGCCAACAAGCTGACAGTGCCAAGCCAAGTCACGAACTACACCAAAGTCAGCGGCGGTTGCCAAAGTTGCAAGAAGCCGATCGAGGCGCTCCTCGCCGAGGTCAATGCGGCCATGGTGGAAGAGGGCGTACTCGCCGCGGCGGACGCCTACCAGGCGCCTATGAAAACCCCGCACTTCATGCCGGCGAAGTTCCAGATGAACGGCAATGGCGCGCCCGTGAAGCCAAACGGTGTGACCGAGGCCAACGGGAAGTCCATCGGGCCGGGGATCGCGAGGCCGAATGCGGCGCCGACCGGCGGCCAGGAGGCGCAGCCGACACCCCAAGGTATGGCCGCGTTTGCCAAGCTCAATCCGCAAGAGCGGATCGAGGTCGTCAGCAAGGCTATCGATGAACTCCGTCCGCACCTCAAGGCCGACGGGGGCGATTGCGAGCTGGTCGAGGTGA encodes the following:
- a CDS encoding iron-sulfur cluster assembly scaffold protein, with the protein product MWQCSDKVQDHFLNPRNVGVLEQADAEGQAGTIAFGDALKIAIKVDPDSGVITDARFKSFGCGVSIAAASALTEIVIGKTIDDASAVSDADIVDYLGGLPDDKMYCAVLGQEALQTAIAHYRGQNGADTSETICKCFPARKAFLERIIRANKLTVPSQVTNYTKVSGGCQSCKKPIEALLAEVNAAMVEEGVLAAADAYQAPMKTPHFMPAKFQMNGNGAPVKPNGVTEANGKSIGPGIARPNAAPTGGQEAQPTPQGMAAFAKLNPQERIEVVSKAIDELRPHLKADGGDCELVEVKENTAYVRLTGACMGCQMASVTLSGVQQRLIEKTGMPLRVVPVQ